The nucleotide sequence TTGCCTTCTTGTGTGGTGTCAATGTGGAAGAAGATGCACTACAACCAGAATTATCTTTTACAGAACTTCATCTGAGGGCATGGtgttcatgcacatttcatatagaTAGAAAAAAAAATATAGTTGCTTGGTTTATAAAGAAAACTATACCAAAATCAcagaaaaacacaaagaaaatggaAGAAAAATCATCACAATACCGATGTTGACCCAAACAAACCACCACCATTTGACACGGCCACCACTCAGACTGATTGAGAATGAGTTTCCGAAACGCCTTTGCCGTGAAGCAATTTTGAATTGAACAATTGGTTTATGTACATTTTATTTTTGAGATCAGTTGGTTTCTGTACATGTGTCTTTAGTTTCCCTCTTATCTTCTTGTCCAAGAGAGGCCCATGCTCGATTGCCCCACCTTTTTTCCTGATTTTCCATTCGGTTCAACCTTTTTGTCTTCGTGTTTTTGTtcgtttttcctgtttttttgggggtgtgtgtggggggggggcattAGTGAACCTTTTGTTTCAAAGTACATGAACATAAATCTAGTCAtggttgattttttttcaaaaaaaacataaCCATTTTAaagaaacatgaacatattttgttaatatgaacattttttgtacatatttgttttcccgcaaaaaatgaacattttttttataaacatgaacatttttccaaaataCAAGGAGCGATGAATAGGCAGACATGCTAAGGTCGTCCAACGTGCAGCGGATGGGCCTCTTTAACGGGCCAAGAAAATTCCGAGTGAGCTGATGCGGGCCCTCCACATAAGTGCCCTAACCCCCCGTTTCTAAAAAAAAGATGCCCTAACCCCCGATTCACCCTGCGGGTGCAGCGACAAAGCCCTCGTCGTGCCAGCCGTCCGTCGCCCTGATCAAGTTTCTCGTCTCTTCGCCGGCAAGCGGCGGCAGCGGTCATCAAAGTCAGGCAACGCCGTGAGTCAATTGCAAGAAATCACTACATTTATAGCTAGATTTACAGAAAACTACCAACTCGTTAATACGTTGCAAAAAACATCACAAAATTATTTAAGCCGTTGCAAAAAGCACTAATCGAATGATTTGGCTCATTTAATCGCTTTGTGACAGGTAGGACCGAGTTGTAAGGTGCTGACTTGGCAACCAAATGTCATACACACCCCTGTATCTAAAAATGAAAAGCAATCAAACCCTCCCTCCCAATCCCCGTCCCTTGCTCCAATTAGCTCCCACCGGCTCCCGTCGCCGCGCCACCCCCACCGGCTCCCGTTGCCGCCGCCGGATCCCGTCtccccgccgcccccacccgctcccgtcgccgcgccgccccactgGCTCCCATCGCCGCCACCGGATCCAGTCACCGCGCCGCCCCCACTGGCtcccgtcgccgcgccgcgcccACTGGCTCCCTCGCCGCCGCTGGATCCCGTCACCGCGCCGCCCCCACTggctcccgtcgccgccgctggAAGCGCACCCGCTGCCTTCCCTCGATGGGGCAGACGCCGCGAGTGCTTCTGTCGTGGCAGCGCCAGAGCGGCCTATGGCTCGAGCTCATCCTCTTCAATGGAGGAGGGCGACGGGAATGGCTTGTCGAGCAGGTGGAGCTCGTCGCCTCCTTCCCCTCCACTCTCTTTGCCGACCACATCAGAGGAGGCTGCCGCTCCTCTGCTTCGGCTTCCGACGCGTGCTCCACATCGCTGCAGCACCGGCAGGCCAACGCCTCGAAAATGCGCACACCTCGGCCGCCTCCTTGTCCTCTACCGCGGCCGTACCCGTCTCCGACGCCGACGAGGGCGCCGCCGTGCCAATCGGACATCAGGGCCAGTGCGCTGAGGTTGTCCACACCGAGGGGGCTGATTGCACTTTTTAAAAGGTCTAGGGGGTGTGTGTGTCAATGTTTTGCCAAGTCAGCTCTTAACAGCCAggccccacttgtcagaaagtgatcaAACGGGCTAAATCACccgatcagtgctttttgcaacgaCTTAAGTG is from Triticum aestivum cultivar Chinese Spring chromosome 3A, IWGSC CS RefSeq v2.1, whole genome shotgun sequence and encodes:
- the LOC123056773 gene encoding CASP-like protein 4A2 produces the protein MKSNQTLPPNPRPLLQLAPTGSRRRATPTGSRCRRRIPSPRRPHPLPSPRRPTGSHRRHRIQSPRRPHWLPSPRRAHWLPRRRWIPSPRRPHWLPSPPLEAHPLPSLDGADAASASVVAAPERPMARAHPLQWRRATGMACRAVYYSRGIVAYSYEEYFEEPVMFQENVATM